Proteins encoded by one window of Misgurnus anguillicaudatus chromosome 4, ASM2758022v2, whole genome shotgun sequence:
- the hs3st3b1b gene encoding heparan sulfate glucosamine 3-O-sulfotransferase 3B1b, whose amino-acid sequence MGYSPSCQHLYALSVSPGKKKLGLFFIMLLLWVYMLYSCVGYCATMPSTLVADSINRARDTEFVAEDPVMSKLVSRPQSSWTDLESDYDEPIVRRAPRGFSKNEVELERAEWDQKVSPLSSFSNGSGSKKLPQAIIIGVKKGGTRALLEFLRVHPDIRAVGAEPHFFDRNYDNGLDWYRDLMPKTLEGQITMEKTPSYFVTREAPSRIYAMSRDTKVIVVVRDPVTRAISDYTQTLSKKPDIPTFESLTFKNRTTGLIDTSWSAIQIGIYAKHLDNWLQFFPMRQILFVSGERLITDPAGELGRVQDFLGLKRIITDKHFYFNQTKGFPCLKKAEGSSKPHCLGKTKGRTHPNIDPEVVQRLRDFYRPFNMKFYQMTGHNFGWD is encoded by the exons ATGGGATATAGCCCGTCCTGTCAGCATCTTTACGCGCTCTCCGTCAGTCCCGGGAAGAAGAAACTCGGGCTCTTCTTCATCATGCTGCTCCTCTGGGTCTACATGCTGTACTCCTGCGTGGGCTACTGTGCCACCATGCCGTCAACTTTAGTCGCGGACAGTATTAACCGAGCGAGGGACACGGAGTTCGTCGCAGAGGACCCGGTGATGTCCAAACTGGTGTCCAGACCGCAGAGCTCGTGGACGGACTTGGAGTCTGATTATGATGAGCCTATCGTCAGGAGGGCTCCCAGAGGTTTCTCTAAAAATGAAGTGGAGCTGGAACGAGCCGAGTGGGATCAGAAAGTGTCTCCGCTCTCGAGTTTCTCCAACGGCTCGGGCAGTAAGAAGCTGCCTCAGGCGATCATCATCGGCGTGAAGAAGGGCGGCACGCGCGCGCTGCTGGAGTTTCTGCGCGTGCATCCTGATATCCGAGCGGTCGGAGCGGAGCCGCACTTTTTCGACCGTAACTATGACAACGGACTGGACTGGTACAG GGACCTGATGCCTAAGACCCTGGAGGGCCAGATCACCATGGAGAAAACCCCAAGCTACTTTGTGACGCGTGAAGCTCCTTCCCGGATCTATGCCATGTCCCGCGACACTAAGGTGATCGTGGTGGTCAGGGACCCCGTCACACGAGCCATCTCCGACTACACACAGACATTGTCCAAGAAACCCGACATTCCCACTTTTGAGAGCCTGACGTTTAAAAACAGGACTACAGGGTTGATTGACACCTCGTGGAGCGCCATTCAGATCGGCATCTACGCCAAGCACCTGGACAACTGGCTGCAGTTTTTCCCAATGCGTCAGATTCTGTTCGTGAGCGGAGAGCGTCTGATCACCGATCCGGCCGGAGAGCTGGGCCGTGTGCAGGACTTCCTGGGCCTAAAAAGAATCATCACAGACAAACACTTTTACTTCAATCAGACCAAGGGCTTCCCTTGTCTTAAGAAAGCCGAGGGCAGCAGCAAACCCCATTGCCTGGGCAAAACCAAAGGGCGGACCCACCCAAACATTGACCCTGAGGTGGTGCAAAGACTTAGAGACTTTTACAGGCCTTTTAACATGAAGTTCTACCAGATGACTGGGCATAATTTTGGTTGGGATTAA